CACTTTCCCTCTGCTGAGGGTCCCCAGCTGGAGCACTAGGCCCCGCCTGAGGCCACCATACTCCCCACTCACTTGGGCCCGAAGCACATGCAGAGACTGGCAAGGTAGCCGTTGGAGAAGGCGAAGGCAGCCATGAAGATGATGAACCAGGCATCGTGCTCAAAGATCACAGGCAGGTTGCGGCGGGGCTGGACGttacacagcagcagcaggggcacgaAGGCCAGCCGGGCCAGCACCAGGCTCGGGAGCCAGTAGCTGTCCTTCCCAGGCTGCGGGGACCAGGCCATGCCACCGTCAGGCTGGGCCAGCCCCCGGGGCTCCATTCGGAGGCCCTCGGGATCTGAATTGAAACCTCCAAGCCTAGTTACCCTTGCAGGGTACTGATCGGGAGTGGCCATGGTAGATAGACCTTCTGGCCATGTGCTGCAGCATGACCTGGGTGGTGATCATCAGGAGagtgtgtatgtttatgtgtttGTAGTCATTAAACTGTACATCTACAACTTGTACACCTTACTATACAAAGATTatgtctcagttttttaaaaaaagcatggtCCGCTTTCCACCATACTTTCTTGGTCCCCTCCCTGGGTGTCTCAGTCTGGACTCTCCCATCTCACAGGGGCTTGGTGACCCTCCTTCACTTACCCACATGGTGATGGCTGTGAGGCTCCGGCCCAGCCAGTCAAAGACATTGAAAGTCAAGAAACAGGACACAGGAATGAAGTAGGCCTCTGAAGGACAAAGAGTAGATTAGGAGAGGGTTAGTGGGTCCAAGAAAGGCAGGATCTAGCAACCCTGACTCTCCCTGGGACTTGGGTTTCCCAGCTGTGAAACGGAGAAGGTGCTTCCAGGCCGGGGAAGGGTGAGTGGGCCAGCAGAGCCTGGCTGCGGAGGCAACAGCCCAGGCTCCCCTCGCCCAGGCTCCTAGCCCTGCTCTCAagcccctgtccttccccatcctgGGAACCCGTGGTTTCCTCACTCCAGGCGCTGGTGCCCGCAATGCTGGACTCGACCTCAGCTGTCACGGCAGGAAATATCCCAATGGTGATGGTGAAGACGAAGCAGACGGAGAAAGCCGGGACCAAGATCTGGAGGAAAGGGACCCTGGTCTGTGTCTTCATGGTGGCTGTGCATCATTAAAGAACCAAGATTCCCCaatacacacacatgcgtgcacgcATACATGCAGGAAAATCCAGGAAAGTGGCCAGTCTCCAGTCAGAAAGGGAGGGGATGGGCATGGGGTGAGAAAGGAtcagaaaaaagggaagaaagggaggggtAGAAGGCAGGATGCCCCAGCCCTACATACACTTTTGAGGATAGTGCGGACAGAGTGGCTTTCCTTGGTGGGCTGAGAGCTGGGGGCCGAGAATCGGGTCTCCTCTTGGCCTGGTTTTGCTTCCTCTCCTGGGGGGTGACAGGTGGTGAGAGGGTCTTCAAGTTGTGGGAGGAACAGAGCAACGGGAAATGACACAATCCCCAAAAGGGCTGGGGTCAGCTGGGGGTGGATACCCCCTTAAACCAGTGCACAGCCCCACCCAGCTTCTGTAGCCCAGCCCTGTTTACTGGTGTTATCCCTCACTACAGGAAGCTCATTCTTGCCCCCAGCTCATGCTGCCCCCCTGCTGAGCAGCCATCCTCCACCCCAGCTTCCTCGGGTTCTTCGGACCTTTACTAATGAGGTCCAGCTTGGTCTCCTGCTCCCCGGGCCCTTCGAGCTTGAGCTGCCGGTAATAGCGGTAGAATTCCTATCAAGGGAAGGAAGGTGGATTCAGAAGCAGAATCTCTAGAGCTTCTCCCTCCCACAGGTTTCGTCCCCTTGGTCTGGAGCCCTGGACCCCTCTCTCCCCGCCAAGAACTCCAAACCTGGGGTTCGAGTGCTCACCAGCCGTGGCAGGCCCAGATAACAGATGATGGTCAAAATGATAACTCCACAGGCTGTGATAAAATAGCCAAAGGCACTTTCCGACAGCTTGGAGCCACCTGGGGCAGAGGGTGTCAGCGATCAGAGGCCGGCCCTGTCCCCTCCTCCCCGCAACCACCAGGGTGACAGGCAGACAGAGGGCAGGACTTACTGGCAATGGCGCAGATCATGGCCACGGAGGCGAagaagcctgccaggccctgGCCACTCATGATGGGGGCTGTGTAGCTGGCGGGCAGGAGGCCGGCCAGGCCAAACAGGCTGCCCTGCAGGATGGCGCCGAAAGCTGTGCAACAGGGTGGACAGcagaagggagaggggagccGGGTG
The sequence above is a segment of the Capra hircus breed San Clemente chromosome 23, ASM170441v1, whole genome shotgun sequence genome. Coding sequences within it:
- the SLC29A1 gene encoding equilibrative nucleoside transporter 1, producing MTTSHQPQDRYKAVWLIFFVLGLGTLLPWNFFMTATKYFTNRLDMSQNMSLAPAEVSKDIQASASPLAPSPERTHLSTIFNNVMTLCAMVPLLIFTCLNSFLHQRIPQSVRILGSLVAILLVFLITAILVKVPLHELSFFVITMIKIMLINSFGAILQGSLFGLAGLLPASYTAPIMSGQGLAGFFASVAMICAIASGSKLSESAFGYFITACGVIILTIICYLGLPRLEFYRYYRQLKLEGPGEQETKLDLISKGEEAKPGQEETRFSAPSSQPTKESHSVRTILKSILVPAFSVCFVFTITIGIFPAVTAEVESSIAGTSAWKAYFIPVSCFLTFNVFDWLGRSLTAITMWPGKDSYWLPSLVLARLAFVPLLLLCNVQPRRNLPVIFEHDAWFIIFMAAFAFSNGYLASLCMCFGPKKVKPAEAETAGAIMAFFLSLGLALGAVFSFLFRAIV